Part of the Lolium rigidum isolate FL_2022 chromosome 6, APGP_CSIRO_Lrig_0.1, whole genome shotgun sequence genome, AAGTTCGTTCCATGGTGCCCGAGCGCGGAAGAAGCTGAAGTTCCGGTGTTGATGGAGTGCTTGAAATACCTTATCAACACGAACTGCAACAAAGCAATCATTGAATCAAACTGTTTCTGGTTGGTTCATATGTTCAACAGGAAGCAAGGATCGATCGACATGCTGGTGCTTGTATAGGGAAGGTCAAGAGCTGGTACAAATCTATCATCATATTAGTATGGTAAAAATGGATCGCGTGAGCAGTGGAGTAGCACATGCCTTAGCGTATTTAGGCAAGAATGGTAATATTGGGTCGCTTTGTTGCTCAGTACCAGAATCTGTTCTGTAGGTAGTCACACATGATTGTAGATTTGAGGAATGAGTTTTTTTTTCTTGCGACCTGAGGAATGAGTATTTGTTATGCTGGTAGATCAgggttttttttcgataaagggaatatattaatatcaagaagataccaattacacccagcctctgcaacaacgcaccactctAATGGCACTACgaatgcacacatccaaaaacaagaaaagaaaactaagaaacaaaagtcccgctaccgtatctcgggcctaacaacagtaatacatccaccgccaagacaacacctgaattctgagactctccaaaaacgacgcctccaagaagggaataatgttcaaacaccgtcgtcgctcgatcaaagatcttaggttttcaccctgaagatagtctccgctctcaaaacaatgcctccaccaaggacattgccaggcacaaccaattaaggccagaccttgggttttcaccctgaaaggtaggactctgcacttcacctgtgttgtcgcccccactttcataacgctgctgtgaagcccggagcaccaagcaagtccctcaaatacgcagagacttgaacctcccttagctagtcccccctccggccttcatgaaattctcttcttccgactttcatcatggatccatagtcacttgatgtcaacaaagaaaaagagcttcgcgccgctccctccagaccaatcggtcggaataaaaacatgggtgcgcacgaccgaatacctccgatccaacaaactccaggaaAAAGCACTAttacattcaccggcggagccttccggaactcaacactccggccagatcacgagtccaggcctccggtaggtcctcctcttcacgcaagagaggccctaggaccgccgcctttattcaggtcggacccccacgtcggcgaccatcctgggctggccactccaaccctccaccggcgacaccatcgccggcttccaagctcctccatctcgccacTGGAACGAGAAGGTTAGCGATAGTTGCTTgatgatgccttcaacaagataacggcgcagacgccgccatgaccggagtccgctcggttttcaccggctacTGTGCCTCCCCGTCTCGCTGCCGGCGCTGAAAGTGGGATCAAAAATCCAACACAGCCAGCCTGGCCGACTGCCTTCGGTGGATGaagtcagccaccaccaccatgcccgggcCGAAGACCCGGACGTCCTCAAGCCGCGAAGAAGACCCAGCGAAGCCTCCTCGTGCCATTGACGAGACGCAGCCACGATGGATCGCGATCCGAACCACGGGCCCAGATTCGACCACAccgcagccaacatccgccgccggccgccggagatccgtcggccaccgccatcccgctgcgttcagtcgacggaggaggaggagggtgtaggccgccgcccccacacgctcccgcaggccgcgctgcgctctgccgacggagcaccgagccgccaccgccgcctcaccacaggggctttgccccgcggcgtcctcggcgacggcggcggaggaggggggcctgtaggggaggggaggagggcggtGTGGAGGGGAACTCCCCAGGGACGGCGGGcgacgccgccgcctcgggggagAGAGGTTAGGTCAGATGGGGGAGAGAGGCTGGTAGATCAGGTAGCTGAAGAAGCAAATGATTCCTTCTGTTGACAAGTTCGTGAATTCTTTTGTTCCCACTTCAATGTATCAAATGGCAAGGAGTGCAAGTTTCAAGTTTCAACTTTCAAGATTTACCGTTTCGTAATTTTTTTCAAAGACCGGTCAATACTGGGATCCGGAGTGACGCAACACGGAAGATAGGGAAATCGTTACTCGCAAATAGAATTGCGGATACATTCGCTGGCCCATATATGGCCCAAACAAATGGGCCAACACTACGGGAAACATCAGGACGCTTCCAAATCCCTAACTTCCCGACGCTTGGAGGTCGAAGCGGCGACGAccgacggcgaggtgcggccGGCGTGACGCGTCTTGCTTCTCTTGACGGCGGCGAGTGTCGTGCGCAAGGAAGGAAGGAGCTCTCGGCGACCTGGTACCTCGTGACCTTTTGGCGGACGGCGGCAACCCGCGGCCGGCGCCAGGTCCTCTTGTCTCCGGCATCAGGCGACCGCGTGCCCGCGGGAGTGGCGGCGGCACACCAATCCAGCACTCAAGAAATTCTCCTCTTGAAGCTCGCTGCCCGACCTGAGCACCGTGAGTTCCATCTCAATcccctttttgtttttgttttcaagcCGTCAACCCAGTTGTCACAGTTTTGATTATTGATGGGCTTTGGCACATTTCAGTAAAAGCAGAACTTCTTAGAAACCCGTGTGTCAAAACCTCTATATTTGAGGGATAATTCCAACCTTGCCATGTGTTGGATCAGTCCAAAAGGAAAACATGTAGCTGAGCTGGGCCTGTTGGGAACAGACGAAGGGGCACAATGTTCATATCAGGCCCTATGTTTTGACCCTTTTGTTTCTTAAATGTTGGTAGAATGATGTAGAACCTGGAAATGTAACTGTGTTTCCACTTTTCACCACTGCAGCACTGCCTCTAAGCATTTGATGTTTCTGTATAATTAGAACTTAGGCATTCCCCTTGTCTCCAGGTATTTTGTTCATGCCTAAAGAGATGCAGAAAGTTCTGTGTCAATACTCGTTTAACCTATCAAGACTATATAGATTAACAAGTGTTTGCCTTTCCCTTTTAGCGTCTGTGGCAGATGGCTACGTTAGTGGCATCAGCAATAACCTAGAAATTTGTAATATCCAGATGCAATGTAGGATAATGATTTGTTTGCTGATGTCTGCATCAGTGCCGACTCTGTTCAACTGTGTTTGTCGCCACTTGATTTATCTGTTTTTAAGTGTGTTTCCACCACTGCAGTACTGACTCTAAGCATGTGATGTTTATATGTATATTACAATTTAGGCATTCTCTTTTTGTCTCTAGGTATTTTGTTCGTGCCTATATGGATTAAGAAGTTTCTGTGTTGGCATTCTCCCTGTCTTTTTGTTCGTGCCTATATAGATGCAGAAGTTTCTGTGTAATTACTTGTTTAATCTGTCAAGCCCATATAGATGCAGAAGTGTTGCCTTTTCCCTTTTTGCGTCTATGGCAGCTGGTTATGTTAGTGGCATCAGCAATCACCAAGGAATATTTAATTTCCAATAGCAATATAAGATAATGTTTTGTTTGCTCATGGCTGCATCAGTGCTGACTGTTGAATTGTGTTAATCTCACTTGATTTATCTATTTTTAAACACCATCGTCAAGCTTCGGTGAGATGGATATTCTATATCAGTGCAAAGAGATCTTAAAGATTCAGAAGTTTAGGCGCCTGGCGTCCTATGCTGGATTCTATTCCTTCACTACCCTCGTTACCTATGCTTACACAAGCAATACGTATGTCAATGCTGAATTAGTCCTTTTTTCTTAGTTGTAAACGTTGCCAATTATTGATCTTACCTGCCAATATTCTTCTCTCTCTGAGCTTACTGTAGGACAAGGGCTGGCATTTCGAGGGCTGATCAGTATTACGCCTCCTACCCTTCTGGAACTGAGCTACTAACTGACACTGCAAAGGTAGGGAAACCGAACAGACGTTTTGTGTTTATGCTATGAGAATTTATATTTTACCTTAGGAGTAAGCAGATGTAAATAAATTTTCATTTGTTTTAGCATGTCAATTGCTCACTTGCTTCAGAGAGGTGATATCTGACATCTTTTGGTGGTTTGCAGCTTTACAAGGCTGCATTAGGTAATTGTTTTGAAATAGACGACTGGGGTCCAATAGAGTTCTCCATCATGGCAAAGCACTTTGACCGGCAAGGCAAACCACCATATGCTTACCATGCTGTGAGTTTCTTAATACTTGCAAATATGCACTACGAAACAGCTATGCTCCTTTGTATGGATTAATTTCCCCACCTAATTTGTAAGTTTTATATCGATATTTACTTCTTTTTTCCAGCAATACATGTCGCACCTTCTATCCCATGGCCAACTCGATGGAAGTGGTTAACTGCTGGATGTGTGTCACTTGACTCTCGTGAGGCCTTGCTACAGTTTGCCAGTTACAAGTACTGTATCGGGTGTCGTAAAAAAAGAGATTTCTTGTTTGAAATCCCGAATTTTGCTGCCCCATGACGatttgaaataaaaacagaagCTGAGTATTAGGCCAGGATGCCATGAAACACTACAGTGTCAGCTTATTTGTCATGGTATAATTTGTGCTGATTTTTTCAAAGAATCATGATGGTATCTTGTTGAAGCATGGATGGATGTAGTCATTATTTGTTGCCAAATGTTACTCTTTTATCGGCAGTGTTCCTGAACTCCAGCAAAGATCAGGGACCTCCACCCTACGCCTAGAGTTGCTACCCTGGATCTCTGGCAGGCGAGCTAGCAACTGTAGGTGTGTGAATGACAGCTGATTGGCTCCTGGACTTCAGTTGATCATCTTGAGGTTTTCAGTACAAGTTCAGAGGTGTCTCAAGGTTCGTGGTATGCGGAATTCGGTGAATCACATGTGTGcattaaggatggcaattttacccgCGGGTATAGGGCACGGGTATTGCTTTGTACCCGtgggtatacccataccctgcccatttatTGTCAATTTCTTATATTACACGTCTATTTTTATTGACTTATGAGTTACTATATGAGAATgagatttttatatttttttaattgttatgtactcaactacatGTTATCGAGTTGACATAATGATAAATATAAAATTGCGAGAAACTTATGTACAATTTAACCCTGCCCATCgactatacgggtatgggtatggtattgctctaccctgcccataccatgcccattgccatccttagtaTGCATGCTGACCATCGCAGGTGGAAGGCTAGAGCTACCTACCTGTAATGACATGGTGTAACATTTCCATCAAAATGCAAACAAAAGTGTGCCATTGTCAGAATTTTATACTTTTGCTGATTGTTTTCGGAGAATTTGCTATGCCAACATAGAGTGCTTGCAAGGCTTCTGACATATAAGGCCTGGTGtagaccgagctacatgtagctcggtttttaaaaaaattaaaatcagCACTTTAAagtttcagaaaaatctgaaaataaatctaaaTGTCAACAATGTTGTGGTCTACTATTCTGTAAAATTTCAGCTCTAAGTACATTATATTGTGGgatgcacaaaaatgacaaatcaaACATATGAACAATGCAAGATTTTAGAACCTCAAAAATTGTccgattttatcatttttgtgcagcCCACAATATAAGGTATTTTAAGTTGATTTTTTTAGAAATGTAAATCAAAACATTATCTACATCAAGATTCTTTTTCAGACTTTTTTTGAAACCCTAAATAacattttcaaataaaaaaaaaagctatGTATAGCTCGAGCTACAAAAATCCACTCCCATTAGCTGAACTAGCAACTTTGTTTCTGA contains:
- the LOC124666873 gene encoding uncharacterized protein LOC124666873, with amino-acid sequence MDILYQCKEILKIQKFRRLASYAGFYSFTTLVTYAYTSNTTRAGISRADQYYASYPSGTELLTDTAKLYKAALGNCFEIDDWGPIEFSIMAKHFDRQGKPPYAYHAQYMSHLLSHGQLDGSG